The DNA region GCCCCGGTCGCGCAGGCGCATCTGTTTGCCAAATTATCTCGTCAACGTTCAAGGCGCCGGGGAAAAATGGCATTGATCTAGCTCGATAATACCAAGAGCCAGGCCCCCACCTTACGTTGAAAGTCACGTGAACAACAACTAATGCCGAGATAAATTGGATTTTTTCCTCTAACGACCGCGCGCCAAAGGATTTAATTCCGTCTACGAGCGTCTGGAGCGGCATCGGTGGATGGACTTGTGTGATTGTCTTCATGTAAGCAAGCAATTAAACAGTTTCAGCTAACCCGTATGCTACAAGGAGTTGCAACCAAACTCATCTGACCGATATATAGCTAACGATTTTGTATTGACTAGGTATCGATTTCTCCCGTTTGAAAACCATGCTTCGAAAGTGCCACTACAACGCTGCGTAACCAGCCACCCGAGGGAAAGCTCTGCATAGAAAGATAGACCTGTTGCTGCATCTCTACGATCAAGACAGTACCCATCACACATCCGCAGATGCTCAAAAGCTCAAATAGGCGAAGTACCCCTCAACAGCTTGTCACACGCCGGCCCGTAGGCATTTTGAGGGTGCCATTACCGATTAACTACGTATGCGTTTTGAGGGGGGTGTTATCGATTTGAAAATACCTGGCAAAATTGCACTAAAACGATAGCCATCAACATGTGTATCAGGTTCCCGCAAGTTTGTGTAACCACGTAAGCATTTGAGAGCAGGGATAGGGCTGTTGATTGGTTTTGATTGTTTTCAAGCTGCCCAGCGGCTTTTAGCAGTTACAGCACTCTTTTTAAGGGCTATGAAATTTCCCCTATCGGGCGCGCCATCTTGCGATCCATCACAAGATACAGCCCAATCTTTGGGCCATGTCCAATTGTGCAACGTTGCGCAATGGAAAAGCATACGCTCTCACCTGCGTACAATCTCAATCTGCGTAGTGGTAATCACAAATGCCGTAGCTTGGGCTTTTATCTGAATATATTTTGGCCGAGAGGTAACGAAATGAAAAAACTAATTCTTTTGGTGTTGCTGGCAACGTTAACGGGATGCGCCGCCTTGAGTCGGCCAGAAGTGACGGTCAATGCAATCGCTGCGCCCGACGCAGACCAGTACAAAACATACGTGATGATGCCCGCTGATGAGAAATCGCGCGGGCTAGAGTTTGATCAGTACGTCGCACTGGTTGACCAGGCGTTGGCAGAAAAAGGATTTATTAAAGTAAACGAAATCAGCCAGGCCAATATTGCTATAGGGCTAACGACAAATGTGGGCGATGCGAAAGCCACCACTAACTCTGGCGTAATTCCGCAATGGGGCCAGACCGGATACAGAAGCGCTCAGACGTATGGCTCGGTCGTTGGCAATCAGTACCAGGCGAACACCTACTACACACCGACATACGGCGTAACTGGCTACATGCCGTACTCTAATACAGTCACCTACTACCCAATAGGGTTTGCATTGGGCGCATGGGCTAAGACGGCGGACGGAAAAGACATTAGGCAAGTCTGGAACATTGTCGCTTCTGGCAATTCGCGCAACGGCGATTTGCGATCAGCATTTCCAAAAATGCTTAGAGCTGCGATGCCCTACATTGCGGGAGACTCAAAGGGAATGATAAAAATCACCGTACCAAACAACTAAGATACTGATCGGGCCGCGTGATGGTGAGTAGCGGCGATAGCAGCCCAAGCAAAGCCCTGGAGCTGCTATCCCAAACTTTACTGCACTGCAACTACTGACGCTCCCCTATACCCTGTGGCTTTCAGTGCCCTTAATGCTGCCACCAGTGCCTGTATCTGCGGGATTGCCATCGTAGACGGTGCCATCAAGCCGGTTGTAGTCTGAGGGCTAAGTAACGCCTCGGCAAGCTGACTTGCCATCTGCTTATTTGCGCCCCCGTATATCGCCTGTCCGCCACACTGCGGCAGATTACCGACAATACCCGCCGGGTCAAAGTTTCGGATTGCGCCAGGGATAAGCTATGGTGGGAGGTCAAAGTTAAGTTTGGAGGTTTGGTTTTCGCCTTCTTCATATCGACTAACCCACACAGGCACCCCGGGATGCTGACGTACTGCCCGGGCCTGCAAGGCGTCTACTGACTCGCCAGCTAAGCGAGGTAACAACTTGCCGCTAGAGGAACACGGAGAAAGGCCGATAAGCTCATGTGGCCTAGGCCCTAAAGCCGTGATGAAGACGAACAGCCGTTCTTGAACGCCGCCCCCGTGCACCCGCTCAAGTTTCACGAGCCTTCTTTCTAGTGCGCTCATGTTTGCCCCGCTTGATCCTCAAGCGCCTCGATGCGTTTTTCAAGGTCGCCCACTTCAATCATCTTGCCCAGCGCCAGCCGCTAGCTTATAGGGCTTTGCCTTGGGTACAGCCTGCTTACATT from Pollutimonas thiosulfatoxidans includes:
- a CDS encoding DUF4136 domain-containing protein, whose translation is MKKLILLVLLATLTGCAALSRPEVTVNAIAAPDADQYKTYVMMPADEKSRGLEFDQYVALVDQALAEKGFIKVNEISQANIAIGLTTNVGDAKATTNSGVIPQWGQTGYRSAQTYGSVVGNQYQANTYYTPTYGVTGYMPYSNTVTYYPIGFALGAWAKTADGKDIRQVWNIVASGNSRNGDLRSAFPKMLRAAMPYIAGDSKGMIKITVPNN